One region of Pseudomonas alvandae genomic DNA includes:
- a CDS encoding GGDEF domain-containing protein yields MDGPRSRNGQDCFIAEQVRTDRLQQLFRQSVSAVFGSYLAAIMLSWLCWDRFEHSVIFWWLAILTASTLLRIAMFVAYFRSDESKRTPQRWERKYWITLVLSAGIWGGGAFVIMPADDLLSQALVMLFTVGMSVSAVSCYSAYRDMTLVSIGLVLFPCTAWLLFQPSSIQVGMALSILVFAAFAARATHKMSQALEIAFRLTREMEQANSISTRAAQTDELTGLKSRRAFFEHAQQLYNECKSKRLGLCAVMLDMDHFKHINDTYGHQVGDQVLREMGVVISSSFRATDIHGRLGGEEFAILLPDTSIEVATQIAEQLIDTIAGLMIEPVHGISASLGVASTGACNKDLHSLMNDADKALYRAKALGRNRVAVA; encoded by the coding sequence ATGGATGGCCCAAGATCTCGGAACGGCCAGGATTGCTTCATAGCCGAGCAAGTGCGAACTGACCGACTGCAACAACTGTTTCGCCAATCCGTTTCTGCGGTTTTTGGCAGTTACCTGGCTGCCATCATGCTGAGCTGGCTGTGTTGGGACCGGTTTGAGCACAGCGTTATTTTTTGGTGGCTGGCCATCCTGACCGCATCGACACTGTTGCGTATCGCAATGTTCGTTGCCTATTTCCGCAGCGACGAAAGTAAGCGCACGCCTCAACGTTGGGAGCGCAAATACTGGATCACACTGGTGTTATCCGCCGGTATCTGGGGCGGCGGCGCGTTTGTGATCATGCCGGCGGACGATCTGTTGTCCCAGGCATTGGTCATGCTCTTTACGGTCGGGATGTCCGTCAGCGCGGTGTCCTGCTACTCGGCCTACCGCGATATGACCCTGGTCTCCATTGGCCTGGTGCTGTTTCCCTGCACCGCCTGGCTGCTGTTTCAACCGTCCTCGATTCAAGTCGGCATGGCCCTTTCGATCCTGGTGTTTGCGGCCTTTGCGGCCCGCGCCACGCACAAGATGTCCCAGGCACTGGAAATCGCCTTTCGTCTTACTCGCGAAATGGAACAGGCGAACAGCATTTCGACCCGTGCCGCACAAACCGATGAACTGACCGGCCTGAAGAGTCGGCGGGCTTTTTTCGAGCATGCCCAGCAACTCTACAACGAGTGCAAGAGCAAACGATTGGGGTTGTGTGCGGTCATGTTGGACATGGATCACTTCAAGCACATCAACGACACCTACGGCCATCAGGTGGGGGATCAGGTTTTGCGCGAGATGGGGGTGGTGATCAGTTCGTCGTTTCGGGCAACCGATATCCACGGGCGGCTCGGCGGGGAAGAGTTCGCCATTCTGCTTCCGGACACTTCCATCGAAGTCGCTACCCAGATTGCAGAACAGCTCATCGATACGATCGCGGGTTTGATGATCGAGCCTGTCCACGGCATATCGGCCAGCCTCGGCGTCGCATCGACGGGGGCCTGTAATAAGGATCTTCACAGCTTGATGAACGATGCGGATAAGGCCCTGTATCGAGCGAAGGCGTTGGGGCGTAATCGAGTGGCTGTCGCTTAG
- a CDS encoding TetR/AcrR family transcriptional regulator: protein MNENAREAILAAAKSAAQLHGYSGINFRSIAEAVGIKNASIYYHFPSKAGLAAAVAERYWQDVQQVLEGIRAANPEPKVCVQLYPSIFRKSLEDGNRLCLSSFMAAEYEDLPDEVLREIRAFADVNVTWLAQVLADVEVGSAAECERRARAIYTAVAGAQLIARTRADVGLYDDLILSYRETGLIPA from the coding sequence GTGAACGAAAATGCTCGAGAAGCCATCTTGGCGGCAGCGAAATCCGCTGCCCAACTGCACGGTTACAGTGGGATCAATTTCCGTAGCATTGCCGAAGCGGTGGGCATCAAGAACGCCAGCATTTACTACCACTTTCCGAGCAAGGCAGGGCTGGCTGCCGCGGTTGCCGAGCGCTACTGGCAAGACGTGCAGCAGGTGCTTGAAGGGATACGCGCCGCCAATCCCGAGCCGAAGGTGTGCGTTCAGTTGTATCCATCCATTTTTCGAAAGTCGCTTGAGGACGGGAACAGGCTATGTCTGTCCAGCTTCATGGCCGCCGAATACGAAGATCTTCCCGATGAAGTCTTGCGGGAGATCCGCGCGTTTGCGGACGTTAACGTGACATGGCTTGCCCAGGTGTTGGCCGATGTCGAAGTGGGCAGCGCGGCAGAATGTGAGCGCCGAGCCCGTGCCATCTACACCGCTGTTGCGGGTGCCCAGTTGATCGCGCGGACTCGGGCGGATGTCGGTCTGTACGATGATTTGATATTGAGTTACCGGGAGACAGGGTTGATTCCAGCCTGA
- a CDS encoding glutathione S-transferase, which translates to MKIYDWFNGPYPARVRIALAEKGLLPKIEFIPVNLWTGEHKKPEFLAINYSGTLPVLELNDGTLIAECTAITQYLDSLVGEPTLTGETPLEKGLIHMMTKRAELEFLDAVSVYFHHATPGLGPDVELYQNAEWGGRMRDKAIRGMRYFDSLLKDQPFVAGEKFSMADIAVLGGMIFASLVQLPVPGECLALRAWHARMQERPSVRAWRAMVERGAA; encoded by the coding sequence ATGAAAATCTACGATTGGTTCAACGGCCCCTACCCCGCCCGCGTGCGCATTGCACTGGCGGAAAAAGGCTTGTTGCCGAAAATCGAATTCATTCCGGTGAATCTCTGGACCGGTGAGCACAAGAAACCGGAATTCCTCGCCATCAATTACTCCGGGACACTGCCCGTGCTGGAGCTGAACGATGGGACGCTGATCGCCGAATGCACGGCGATTACCCAATACCTGGATAGCCTCGTCGGCGAACCGACGCTGACGGGCGAAACGCCTCTGGAAAAGGGCCTTATCCACATGATGACCAAGCGTGCCGAGCTCGAATTTCTCGACGCCGTCAGTGTGTACTTCCACCATGCCACGCCGGGCCTCGGCCCAGATGTCGAGCTGTACCAGAACGCCGAGTGGGGCGGCCGGATGCGCGACAAGGCGATCAGAGGCATGCGCTATTTCGACAGCCTGCTCAAAGACCAGCCCTTTGTGGCGGGCGAGAAATTCTCGATGGCAGACATTGCGGTACTGGGCGGGATGATCTTCGCCTCGCTGGTGCAGCTCCCCGTGCCTGGAGAGTGCCTAGCACTTCGAGCCTGGCACGCCAGGATGCAGGAGCGCCCCAGCGTCCGGGCATGGCGCGCGATGGTCGAGCGTGGCGCCGCGTAG
- a CDS encoding lysozyme inhibitor LprI family protein → MIKSLLVGALLAMASASASAMSCDNPRNAYDRTYCASLKMVQSDQDINDQYKKTMSALNPDQKKKVKAAQIQWIKNRDSACSNDGLLYLDCANEKTEARIVILKAVERECRAAGCDDAKLSQVE, encoded by the coding sequence GTGATCAAGTCTTTGTTGGTTGGGGCATTGCTGGCAATGGCATCCGCATCGGCGTCTGCGATGAGTTGCGACAACCCTAGAAACGCCTATGACAGAACCTATTGCGCGTCGCTGAAAATGGTTCAGTCGGATCAGGACATCAATGATCAATACAAGAAGACGATGAGTGCCCTGAACCCGGATCAAAAGAAAAAGGTGAAAGCCGCTCAAATCCAGTGGATCAAAAATCGTGACAGCGCCTGCTCCAACGATGGCCTGCTCTACCTGGACTGCGCCAATGAGAAGACCGAGGCGCGTATCGTCATACTCAAGGCTGTGGAGCGCGAGTGCCGTGCTGCCGGTTGCGACGACGCCAAGCTGTCGCAAGTCGAGTAA
- a CDS encoding MetQ/NlpA family ABC transporter substrate-binding protein codes for MKKLLVAFAAAAAFSAHADTLTVAATPVPHAEILEFVKPALAKEGVDLKVKVFTDYIQPNVQVAEKRLDANFFQHQPYLDEFNKAKGTHLVSVAGVHLEPLGAYSSKYKALTELPGGANVVIPNDATNGGRALLLLAKAGIIKLKDSGNILSTTKDIVENPKDLKFRELEAATIPRVLTQVDLALINTNYALEAKLDPSKDALVIEGNDSPYVNILVAREDDKDSEAMKKLVAALHTPEVKAFILEKYKGAVLPAF; via the coding sequence ATGAAAAAACTACTGGTTGCCTTCGCTGCTGCCGCCGCGTTCTCCGCCCACGCCGACACCCTGACCGTCGCGGCCACGCCCGTGCCCCACGCGGAAATCCTCGAATTCGTCAAACCGGCGTTGGCGAAGGAAGGCGTGGATTTGAAGGTCAAAGTCTTCACCGACTATATCCAGCCGAACGTGCAGGTCGCGGAAAAGCGCCTGGACGCCAACTTCTTCCAGCACCAGCCGTACCTGGATGAGTTCAACAAGGCCAAGGGCACGCATCTGGTGAGCGTGGCCGGCGTGCACCTGGAACCCCTGGGTGCTTACTCCAGCAAGTACAAGGCACTGACCGAATTGCCGGGCGGCGCTAACGTAGTGATCCCGAACGACGCTACCAATGGCGGTCGTGCGCTGTTGTTGCTGGCTAAGGCTGGGATTATCAAGCTGAAGGACTCGGGCAACATCCTGTCCACTACCAAGGACATCGTTGAGAACCCAAAGGATCTGAAATTCCGTGAGCTGGAAGCGGCGACTATCCCGCGGGTGCTGACCCAGGTGGATCTGGCGTTGATCAATACCAACTATGCGTTGGAGGCCAAGCTTGATCCTTCCAAGGATGCGTTGGTGATTGAAGGTAACGACTCGCCTTATGTGAACATCCTGGTGGCTCGTGAGGATGACAAGGACAGTGAGGCGATGAAGAAGCTGGTCGCCGCGCTGCATACGCCGGAAGTGAAGGCTTTTATTCTTGAGAAGTACAAAGGCGCGGTTTTGCCGGCGTTTTGA
- a CDS encoding methionine ABC transporter permease: MEFFANVDWLEIWLATGDTFLMLFGSLLFTVLLGLPLGVLLFLCSPRQLLEARGVYALLSLIVNILRSLPFIILLIVMIPFTVLITGTSLGVAGAIPPLVVGATPFFARLVETALREVDRGIIEATQAMGATTRQIIVNALLPEARPGIFAAITVTAITLVSYTAMAGVVGAGGLGDLAIRFGYQRFQTDVMVVTVVLLLVLVQVLQTVGDKLVVHFSRK; the protein is encoded by the coding sequence ATGGAATTTTTTGCAAACGTCGACTGGCTGGAAATCTGGCTGGCAACCGGCGACACCTTCCTGATGCTGTTCGGCTCGCTGCTGTTCACCGTCCTGCTCGGCTTGCCCCTGGGCGTGTTGCTGTTCCTGTGCAGCCCGCGCCAACTGCTCGAAGCCCGCGGCGTTTATGCGCTGCTGTCGCTGATCGTCAACATCCTGCGTTCGCTGCCGTTCATCATCCTGTTGATCGTGATGATCCCGTTCACGGTGTTGATCACCGGCACCTCCCTAGGCGTGGCCGGCGCGATCCCACCGCTGGTGGTCGGCGCCACACCGTTCTTCGCCCGCCTGGTGGAAACCGCCTTGCGCGAAGTCGACCGCGGCATCATCGAAGCCACCCAAGCCATGGGCGCGACCACGCGGCAGATCATCGTCAACGCCTTGCTGCCGGAAGCCCGTCCGGGCATTTTTGCAGCGATTACGGTGACAGCGATTACGCTGGTGTCCTACACGGCCATGGCCGGTGTAGTCGGCGCCGGTGGCCTGGGCGACCTGGCAATCCGCTTCGGTTACCAGCGTTTCCAGACCGATGTCATGGTCGTCACCGTGGTGTTGCTGCTGGTCCTGGTTCAGGTCCTGCAAACCGTGGGCGACAAGCTGGTTGTGCATTTCTCTAGAAAATAA
- a CDS encoding methionine ABC transporter ATP-binding protein, whose translation MIEFQNVHKTYRVAGRDIPALHPTSLTIENGQVFGLIGHSGAGKSTLLRLINRLEDSTGGKIIVDGEEVTALDASGLRRFRQQVGMIFQHFNLLASKTVADNVALPLTLAGELSRSEIDQRVAELLARVGLSDHARKYPAQLSGGQKQRVGIARALATKPKILLCDEATSALDPQTTASVLQLLAEINRELKLTIVLITHEMDVIRRVCDQVAVMDAGVIVEQGPVAEVFLHPKHPTTKRFVQEDEQIDESEQRDDFAHVPGRIVRLTFQGEATYAPLLGTVARETGVDYSILAGRIDRIKDTPYGQLTLAITGGDMEAAFARFTAADVHMEVLR comes from the coding sequence GTGATCGAGTTTCAAAATGTTCATAAAACCTACCGAGTCGCCGGTAGGGATATCCCCGCCCTGCATCCGACCAGTCTGACGATTGAGAACGGTCAGGTCTTCGGCCTGATTGGCCATTCTGGCGCAGGAAAAAGTACCCTGCTGCGCCTGATCAATCGCCTTGAAGATTCCACGGGCGGAAAGATCATCGTCGACGGTGAAGAAGTCACCGCCCTGGACGCCAGCGGCCTGCGCCGCTTCCGCCAGCAAGTCGGAATGATTTTCCAGCACTTCAACCTGCTGGCGTCCAAGACCGTGGCCGACAACGTCGCGCTGCCGCTGACGCTGGCTGGTGAATTGTCCCGCAGCGAAATAGACCAGCGCGTCGCCGAGCTGCTGGCGCGGGTAGGGCTGTCCGACCACGCCCGCAAATACCCGGCGCAACTGTCCGGCGGCCAGAAGCAGCGCGTCGGCATCGCCCGCGCCTTGGCGACCAAACCCAAGATCCTGCTGTGCGACGAGGCCACCAGCGCCCTCGACCCGCAGACCACCGCTTCGGTGCTGCAACTGCTGGCAGAGATCAACCGCGAGCTGAAGCTGACCATCGTGCTGATCACCCATGAAATGGACGTGATCCGCCGCGTTTGCGACCAAGTGGCCGTGATGGACGCCGGCGTGATCGTCGAGCAAGGCCCGGTGGCCGAGGTGTTCCTGCATCCGAAGCACCCGACCACCAAGCGTTTTGTCCAGGAAGACGAGCAGATCGACGAAAGCGAACAGCGCGACGATTTCGCCCACGTCCCAGGGCGTATCGTGCGTCTGACATTCCAGGGCGAAGCGACCTACGCGCCATTGCTCGGCACCGTCGCCCGGGAAACCGGTGTGGACTACAGCATCCTGGCCGGTCGCATCGACCGCATCAAAGACACCCCCTACGGGCAACTGACCCTCGCCATCACCGGCGGTGACATGGAGGCGGCATTCGCCCGCTTCACCGCGGCCGATGTCCACATGGAGGTGCTGCGCTGA
- the katE gene encoding catalase HPII — translation MSTNKPAAPSQLAGTDTLDRGNSNAKLESLEQFRSDATEQALRTNQGVKIADNQNTLRAGARGPSLLEDFIMREKITHFDHERIPERIVHARGTGAHGYFQSYEAHSALTKAGFLQDPSKKTPVFVRFSTVQGPRGSGDTVRDVRGFAVKFFTDEGNFDLVGNNMPVFFIQDAVKFPDFVHAVKPEPHNEIPTGGSAHDTFWDFVSLVPESAHMVIWAMSDRAIPKSLRTMQGFGVHTFRMINAEGLSSFVKFHWRPKAGTCSLVWDEAQKLAGKDTDYHRRDLWESIEMGDYPEWEFGVQIVAEEDEHKFDFDLLDPTKIIPEELVPITPLGKMVLNRNPDNFFAEVEQVAFCPGHIVPGIDFTNDPLLQGRLFSYTDTQISRLGGPNFHELPINRAITPVHNGQRDAMHRTTIDKGRASYEPNSIDGGWPKETPPGPQDGGFESYPERIDAHKIRQRSDSFGDHFSQARLFYKSMSPHEKEHIIAAYSFELGKVEREFIRARQVNEILANIDLELAGRVAKNLGLPAPSAGTVDVPTPSLEQSPALSQANLLSGDIKTRKVAVLVANGVDGAVINALKQALEAEGAHAKVLGPTSAPVTTADGQTLAVDASMEGLPSIAFDAVFVPGGAESIKALSRDGVALHYVLEAYKHLKAIGLHGEARQLLVELKLEVDAGLIEDADASGFSRFFAAIAQHRVWAREPKAKAVPA, via the coding sequence ATGAGCACTAACAAACCTGCCGCCCCCAGCCAATTGGCCGGGACCGATACCCTGGACCGCGGCAATAGCAACGCCAAGCTTGAAAGCCTGGAGCAGTTTCGCTCCGACGCCACTGAGCAGGCGTTGCGTACCAACCAGGGCGTGAAGATTGCCGATAACCAGAACACTCTGCGCGCCGGTGCGCGTGGGCCGTCGCTGCTGGAAGATTTCATCATGCGTGAGAAAATCACGCACTTTGACCACGAACGCATCCCGGAGCGCATTGTTCATGCCCGCGGGACTGGCGCCCATGGTTATTTCCAAAGCTATGAAGCGCATTCGGCCCTGACAAAGGCCGGTTTCCTGCAGGACCCGAGTAAAAAGACGCCTGTGTTCGTGCGTTTTTCCACTGTGCAAGGCCCGCGGGGTTCCGGTGACACCGTGCGGGACGTGCGTGGCTTTGCCGTGAAGTTCTTCACCGACGAAGGCAACTTCGACCTGGTGGGCAATAACATGCCGGTGTTTTTCATCCAGGACGCGGTGAAGTTTCCAGACTTCGTCCACGCGGTTAAACCCGAGCCCCACAACGAGATTCCCACCGGCGGCTCGGCCCACGACACGTTCTGGGATTTTGTCTCACTGGTGCCGGAATCGGCTCACATGGTGATTTGGGCGATGTCTGACCGGGCCATTCCAAAAAGCCTGCGCACCATGCAAGGTTTTGGCGTGCACACCTTCCGCATGATCAACGCCGAAGGCCTGAGCAGCTTCGTCAAATTCCACTGGCGACCCAAGGCTGGGACCTGTTCCTTGGTGTGGGACGAAGCCCAGAAGCTTGCAGGCAAGGATACCGACTACCACCGTCGCGACCTCTGGGAGTCCATCGAGATGGGCGATTACCCGGAATGGGAATTCGGTGTGCAAATCGTTGCCGAGGAAGACGAGCACAAGTTCGACTTCGACCTGCTCGACCCGACCAAGATTATTCCCGAAGAGCTGGTGCCCATCACGCCGCTGGGCAAGATGGTGCTGAACCGTAACCCGGATAATTTCTTCGCCGAAGTCGAGCAGGTTGCGTTCTGCCCCGGGCATATCGTGCCGGGCATTGATTTCACCAATGACCCGTTGCTGCAAGGCCGGCTGTTTTCCTACACCGATACGCAGATCAGCCGACTCGGTGGGCCGAATTTTCATGAGTTGCCGATCAATCGCGCGATCACGCCCGTGCACAACGGCCAGCGGGATGCCATGCACCGCACTACCATCGACAAGGGACGCGCGTCCTACGAACCGAACTCCATCGATGGCGGTTGGCCGAAAGAGACGCCGCCCGGCCCACAGGATGGCGGTTTTGAAAGCTATCCGGAGCGTATCGACGCTCACAAGATCCGCCAGCGCAGCGATTCGTTTGGCGATCATTTCTCCCAGGCACGGCTGTTTTACAAAAGCATGAGCCCCCACGAAAAAGAACACATCATTGCGGCCTACAGCTTTGAACTGGGAAAAGTGGAGCGTGAATTCATCCGGGCGCGGCAGGTGAACGAGATCCTCGCCAATATCGACCTGGAACTGGCCGGGCGAGTTGCCAAGAACCTTGGCTTGCCGGCACCGAGCGCCGGTACGGTTGATGTTCCGACGCCATCGCTGGAGCAATCCCCGGCCTTGAGCCAGGCGAACCTGCTCTCTGGCGACATCAAGACGCGCAAAGTGGCGGTATTGGTGGCCAACGGTGTCGATGGGGCGGTCATCAATGCACTCAAGCAAGCCCTGGAGGCCGAAGGTGCCCACGCCAAAGTGCTGGGGCCGACCTCGGCGCCGGTCACCACGGCGGATGGGCAGACGCTGGCGGTGGATGCGTCCATGGAAGGCCTGCCGTCGATTGCCTTTGACGCGGTGTTCGTGCCAGGCGGTGCGGAGTCGATCAAGGCCTTGAGTCGCGACGGCGTGGCGTTGCATTACGTGCTGGAGGCCTACAAGCATCTGAAAGCCATTGGGCTTCATGGTGAGGCCCGGCAGCTGTTGGTGGAGTTGAAGCTGGAGGTGGATGCGGGGTTGATCGAAGATGCGGATGCGAGCGGTTTTTCGCGGTTTTTTGCGGCGATTGCCCAGCATCGGGTTTGGGCGCGGGAGCCGAAGGCCAAGGCGGTTCCGGCCTAA
- a CDS encoding PA5502 family lipoprotein has product MKPFASRYLLLVAFSLLLGACQSTPPVVETPDTRAPAIAQLEQSLASNELATAEDQLAALQSQAPEDRSLEPYQRQLAEAYLRRSQIDLQKGDVNAAATALSRARALMPKAPALTGEVNSAIAEARKAELDKAEADLKAAEAKPVAKVIDPSEPSTTVALNLADIQQMRRQLDAIAADVVSYQCDVSIQAPRTNDYPWLATLLTKRVKKLDPGFDLKLQKQILRSVPAQMVLTPRKP; this is encoded by the coding sequence ATGAAGCCGTTCGCCTCCCGTTATCTGCTCCTTGTCGCGTTTTCCCTGCTGCTGGGTGCCTGCCAGAGCACGCCGCCAGTCGTCGAGACCCCTGATACAAGGGCTCCGGCCATTGCCCAGCTCGAACAAAGCCTGGCCAGCAATGAGCTGGCCACCGCTGAAGACCAATTGGCCGCTTTGCAAAGCCAGGCGCCCGAAGATCGCTCGCTGGAGCCCTACCAACGGCAACTGGCCGAGGCGTACCTGCGCCGCAGCCAGATCGATCTGCAAAAAGGCGATGTAAACGCCGCCGCCACTGCCCTGAGCCGTGCCCGGGCCTTGATGCCAAAGGCTCCAGCGCTGACCGGCGAAGTCAACAGTGCCATTGCCGAGGCCCGCAAGGCCGAGCTGGATAAAGCCGAAGCAGACCTCAAGGCTGCCGAAGCAAAACCCGTCGCCAAGGTGATCGACCCGAGCGAGCCGAGCACCACCGTTGCGCTTAACCTCGCTGATATACAGCAAATGCGTCGGCAATTAGATGCCATCGCCGCCGATGTGGTGAGTTATCAGTGTGACGTCAGCATCCAGGCGCCACGCACCAATGACTATCCATGGCTGGCGACGTTGCTGACAAAGCGGGTCAAGAAGCTTGATCCGGGGTTTGACTTGAAACTGCAGAAGCAGATTTTGCGCAGTGTGCCGGCACAGATGGTGCTAACGCCGCGTAAGCCCTAA
- the znuB gene encoding zinc ABC transporter permease subunit ZnuB has protein sequence MADFLLYALLAGLALALVAGPLGSFVVWRRMAYFGDTLSHAALLGVAMGFLLDVSPAIAVTVGCLLLAVVLVTLQQRQPLASDTLLGILAPSTLSLGLVVLSFMRDVRIDLMAYLFGDLLAISPTDLAWILGGSAAVLLLLVTLWRPLLAVTVHEELARVEGLPVVGLRLALMLLIAVVIAVAMKIVGVLLITSLLIIPAAAAQRHARSPEQMALGASLLGMLAVCGGLALSWFKDTPAGPSIVVSAAALFLLSFVLPRRGV, from the coding sequence ATGGCTGATTTTCTGTTGTACGCCCTGCTTGCAGGCTTGGCGCTCGCGCTGGTGGCCGGTCCACTGGGGTCGTTCGTGGTCTGGCGGCGCATGGCCTATTTTGGCGACACCTTGTCCCACGCGGCGCTGCTTGGCGTGGCCATGGGTTTTCTGCTGGACGTCAGCCCGGCCATCGCGGTGACGGTTGGCTGCCTGCTGCTCGCGGTGGTGCTGGTGACCTTGCAACAACGCCAGCCGCTGGCGTCCGACACGCTGCTGGGCATCCTGGCGCCGAGCACGCTGTCGCTCGGGCTGGTAGTGCTGAGCTTCATGCGGGACGTGCGGATCGACCTGATGGCCTATCTGTTCGGCGACTTGCTGGCGATCAGTCCGACGGACCTTGCCTGGATCCTCGGCGGCAGCGCGGCGGTGCTGCTGTTGCTGGTGACGCTGTGGCGTCCGTTGCTGGCGGTCACCGTCCATGAAGAGCTGGCGCGAGTCGAAGGTTTGCCCGTGGTGGGCCTGCGCTTGGCACTGATGCTGTTGATCGCGGTGGTCATCGCCGTGGCGATGAAAATCGTCGGCGTCTTGCTGATTACCTCATTGCTGATCATTCCTGCGGCTGCGGCACAGCGTCACGCCCGCTCACCCGAGCAGATGGCCTTGGGTGCAAGCCTGCTGGGCATGCTCGCGGTGTGTGGCGGGCTGGCACTGTCCTGGTTCAAGGACACCCCGGCCGGCCCATCGATCGTGGTCAGCGCCGCTGCGTTGTTTCTGCTGAGTTTTGTCCTGCCCCGTCGAGGGGTGTAG
- the znuC gene encoding zinc ABC transporter ATP-binding protein ZnuC, with the protein MSNALIRLEQVAVTFAGQNVLDNIHLSVEPGQIVTLIGPNGAGKTTLVRAVLGLLKPDSGSVWRKPRLRVGYMPQKLHVDPTLPLSVLRFLRLVPGVDRERALAALKEVGAEQVIDSPVQSVSGGEMQRVLLARALLREPELLVLDEPVQGVDVAGQAELYSLITRLRDRHGCGVLMVSHDLHLVMSTTDQVVCLNRHVCCSGHPEQVSGDPAFVELFGKNAQSLAIYHHHHDHAHDLHGSVVNPPSASKHVHGDGCKHG; encoded by the coding sequence ATGAGCAACGCGCTGATCCGCCTCGAGCAGGTGGCCGTGACGTTCGCCGGGCAGAACGTGCTGGATAACATCCATTTAAGCGTCGAACCGGGGCAGATCGTGACGTTGATCGGCCCCAACGGTGCCGGCAAGACCACCCTGGTGCGCGCCGTGCTGGGGCTGCTCAAGCCGGACAGCGGTAGCGTCTGGCGCAAGCCTCGGTTGCGCGTCGGTTACATGCCGCAAAAACTCCATGTCGATCCAACGTTGCCGCTGTCGGTCCTGCGATTCCTGCGTTTGGTACCGGGCGTGGATCGTGAACGCGCCTTGGCCGCGCTGAAGGAAGTCGGCGCCGAGCAGGTGATCGACAGCCCGGTCCAGAGTGTTTCCGGCGGCGAGATGCAGCGGGTATTACTGGCCCGTGCCCTGTTGCGCGAGCCCGAACTGCTGGTGCTCGACGAGCCGGTGCAAGGGGTCGATGTAGCGGGACAGGCCGAGCTGTACAGCTTGATAACCCGTTTGCGCGACCGCCATGGCTGCGGCGTGTTGATGGTGTCCCACGACCTTCACCTGGTCATGAGCACCACCGACCAGGTGGTCTGCCTGAACCGTCACGTCTGCTGTTCCGGGCATCCTGAACAGGTCAGCGGCGATCCGGCTTTCGTCGAGCTGTTCGGAAAGAACGCACAGAGTCTGGCGATTTATCATCACCACCATGACCATGCCCATGACCTGCACGGTTCGGTGGTCAACCCCCCTTCTGCTTCAAAACATGTTCATGGAGACGGCTGCAAGCATGGCTGA
- the zur gene encoding zinc uptake transcriptional repressor Zur → MPITPLASRPHDHSHCVHSALSEADAICARQGLRLTALRRRVLELVWQSHKPLGAYDILAVLSEQDGRRAAPPTVYRALDFLLENGLVHRISSLNAFVGCNHPEHAHQGQFLICRECHAAIELEQKSISDAIIASAKDVGFVVDTQTVEVVGLCSGCQGA, encoded by the coding sequence ATGCCTATTACACCCCTCGCCAGCCGTCCCCACGATCACTCCCACTGCGTGCACAGCGCGCTGTCCGAGGCCGATGCCATTTGCGCGCGCCAAGGGTTGCGCCTGACAGCCCTGCGTCGGCGGGTGCTGGAATTGGTCTGGCAAAGCCACAAGCCACTGGGCGCGTATGACATTCTCGCGGTGCTCAGCGAGCAGGACGGCCGTCGTGCCGCGCCGCCAACCGTCTACCGTGCCCTGGATTTCCTCCTGGAAAATGGCCTGGTGCATCGCATTTCGTCGCTGAACGCCTTCGTCGGCTGCAACCATCCGGAACACGCCCACCAAGGCCAGTTCCTGATCTGCCGCGAATGCCACGCCGCCATCGAGCTGGAACAGAAATCCATCAGCGATGCCATCATCGCCAGCGCCAAGGACGTCGGCTTCGTGGTCGACACCCAGACCGTCGAAGTGGTCGGCCTCTGCTCCGGCTGCCAGGGGGCCTGA